One part of the Thermodesulfobacteriota bacterium genome encodes these proteins:
- a CDS encoding helical backbone metal receptor, translating into MEKEMRKPLRRVVSLSPSITANLFFLGLGSMVVGVTEQCLLPEESEDRERIGSFAFPDPEKIASLRPDLVVVQGRIHDPYLKALKDRNISTFRSSPKTVAGIFQELETLCA; encoded by the coding sequence ATGGAGAAAGAAATGAGGAAGCCCCTTCGAAGAGTCGTTTCCCTTTCCCCTTCGATCACGGCCAACCTCTTCTTTTTAGGGTTGGGATCGATGGTCGTGGGGGTTACAGAGCAGTGCCTCCTGCCGGAAGAGAGCGAGGACAGGGAGAGGATCGGATCTTTTGCCTTCCCCGATCCTGAAAAAATCGCCTCTTTGAGGCCGGACCTGGTCGTGGTCCAAGGAAGGATCCACGATCCATACCTGAAGGCATTGAAGGACCGCAACATATCTACCTTTCGATCTTCACCAAAGACGGTCGCCGGTATCTTCCAGGAACTTGAGACGTTGTGCGC
- the cbiE gene encoding precorrin-6y C5,15-methyltransferase (decarboxylating) subunit CbiE has product MNRVFVIGIGPGTEDYLLPVAKKAIESADCLIGARRNLRPFQPLGKEEILIEGNFDQVLSFLQRERERKRIAVLVSGDPGLYSFLGRISRILKKDEYTVIPGVSSLQIAFARLGEGWEDATLLSLHGRKIDDLIPKIKDSSKVFLFTDPAFPPQKIAEALLKQGVENRKAIVMENLTYPDERILETDLLHLKEMEGFGLSVMILKKKEEAEKE; this is encoded by the coding sequence GTGAATAGGGTTTTCGTCATCGGAATCGGACCGGGAACAGAGGACTACCTCCTCCCCGTTGCGAAAAAGGCGATCGAGTCCGCCGATTGCCTGATCGGCGCAAGGCGAAACCTCCGTCCCTTTCAGCCCCTCGGCAAGGAGGAGATCCTCATCGAAGGGAATTTCGACCAGGTCCTCTCCTTTCTCCAGAGGGAGAGGGAGAGGAAGAGGATCGCCGTGCTCGTCTCAGGAGATCCTGGGCTCTACAGTTTCCTGGGCCGGATCTCCCGTATCTTAAAAAAGGATGAATACACCGTCATTCCCGGGGTGAGCTCTCTCCAGATCGCCTTCGCCAGGCTGGGAGAGGGATGGGAGGATGCCACCCTCCTGAGCCTCCACGGCCGGAAGATCGACGATCTGATCCCGAAGATCAAAGATTCCTCGAAGGTCTTCCTCTTCACCGATCCGGCTTTCCCACCCCAGAAGATTGCGGAAGCGCTCTTAAAACAGGGCGTGGAGAACCGGAAGGCCATCGTGATGGAGAACCTGACGTATCCCGACGAAAGAATCCTCGAGACCGACCTTCTTCATCTCAAAGAGATGGAAGGCTTCGGGCTGAGCGTGATGATCCTGAAAAAGAAAGAGGAGGCGGAGAAGGAGTGA